From the Chiloscyllium plagiosum isolate BGI_BamShark_2017 chromosome 16, ASM401019v2, whole genome shotgun sequence genome, one window contains:
- the chst1 gene encoding carbohydrate sulfotransferase 1: MECSWKAVLLLVVASLTIQYTAIRTFIAKPFTICRVPKHTGCGPGPSASCEPQRRAVSHILILATTRSGSSFIGQLLNQHSDIFYLFEPLYHVQTTLGAAGGGSRGRPSSSTSAAGRRLLLGAYRDLLRGLFECRLHELEAYIKPAPEQHRTQRLFRRGASKALCSPPVCAPATWTPRPPPGPGVRATDGEDDGEGPPSERWEEGECVRRCGALNLTEASRACILRPHVAIKTVRIPAIGDLRALVEDPRLNLKVIQLVRDPRGILSSRIDTFPDSFRAWKIWRNSGRRPYNLDASHLSATCQDFLQSVGTGLDRPGWLKGRYMLVRYEDLAREPERKTREMYRFLGVAMDTNVRRWIVRNTRGPGASGNHKFATVRDSAATAEGWRFRLSYDMVELVQSLCNLTLAQLGYRLVNSPEELRNTSVSLAEDRTFLPFL, from the coding sequence ATGGAGTGTTCCTGGAAAGCGGTGCTGCTGCTGGTCGTAGCCTCACTGACCATTCAGTACACGGCCATCCGGACGTTTATCGCTAAGCCGTTCACCATCTGCCGGGTGCCCAAGCACACAGGCTGTGGTCCGGGTCCGAGTGCCTCCTGCGAACCCCAGCGCCGGGCAGTCAGCCACATCCTGATCCTGGCCACCACCCGGAGCGGCTCGTCCTTCATCGGGCAGCTACTGAACCAGCACTCGGACATCTTCTACCTGTTCGAGCCGCTCTACCATGTACAGACCACGCTGGGAGCCGCAGGAGGCGGCTCCAGGGGCAGGCCCTCGTCCTCCACCTCGGCCGCGGGCCGCCGCTTGTTGCTCGGCGCCTACCGCGACCTGCTGCGGGGCCTCTTCGAGTGCCGACTCCACGAGTTGGAGGCTTACATCAAACCGGCTCCGGAGCAGCACCGGACCCAGCGGCTGTTCCGCCGGGGGGCCAGCAAAGCGCTGTGCTCGCCGCCTGTCTGCGCCCCGGCCACCTGGACGCCGAGGCCTCCGCCCGGGCCGGGGGTGCGGGCGACAGACGGAGAGGACGACGGGGAAGGCCCTCCATCCGAGCGCTGGGAGGAAGGCGAGTGCGTGCGGCGGTGCGGGGCCCTGAATCTGACCGAGGCCTCGCGGGCTTGCATCCTGCGGCCTCACGTCGCCATCAAGACGGTGCGGATCCCCGCCATCGGCGACCTGCGGGCGCTGGTGGAAGACCCGCGCCTCAACCTCAAGGTCATCCAGCTGGTGCGCGACCCCCGCGGCATCCTGTCGTCCCGCATCGACACCTTCCCGGACAGTTTCCGCGCCTGGAAAATCTGGCGCAACAGCGGGCGCAGGCCTTACAACCTGGACGCGTCGCACCTGAGCGCCACCTGCCAGGACTTCCTGCAGTCGGTGGGGACCGGCCTGGACCGGCCCGGCTGGCTCAAGGGCCGTTACATGTTGGTCCGTTACGAGGACCTGGCTCGCGAGCCCGAGCGGAAGACGCGCGAGATGTACCGCTTCCTGGGCGTCGCCATGGATACCAACGTGCGGCGCTGGATCGTCCGCAACACGCGCGGGCCCGGAGCGTCGGGGAACCACAAGTTCGCCACGGTGCGGGACTCGGCGGCCACGGCCGAGGGCTGGAGGTTCAGGCTCAGCTACGACATGGTGGAGCTGGTGCAGAGCCTGTGCAACCTGACCCTGGCCCAGCTGGGCTACAGGCTCGTCAACTCGCCCGAGGAGCTGAGGAACACGTCCGTCAGCCTCGCCGAGGACAGGACCTTTCTGCCTTTTTTGTAA